From Microcoleus sp. bin38.metabat.b11b12b14.051, one genomic window encodes:
- the recJ gene encoding single-stranded-DNA-specific exonuclease RecJ translates to MPELPTSIPPNSPRLPNQRWQIYSPQPQQAEQFANEIGLSCLLAQVLVNRGIDSMEEVQGFIEPESLILPAPLDEFPDLAASVKLLREAISAGQKIAICGDYDADGMTSTALLLRALRALGANVDYAIPSRMHEGYGINDRIVEEFHAEGVALILTVDNGIAAYGPVARARELGVKVIITDHHDLPPKLPPADAILNPKLIAESSPYRGLAGVGVAYVLAITLAQDLNKVGGLVNPLLELFTLGTIADLAPLTGVNRRWVKRGLRLLPHSQLAGVQALIQVAGVQAANGETLPLLHSKSQSNNTLKPEDIGFRLGPRINAVGRLADPQIVIELLTTDDRELALKNAMQCEQINQRRQELCQEIEQEAIAWCEQSAINLQQQRVLVVVQPGWHHGVIGIVASRLLERYGVPVFIGTFEDEAGETGNIIRGSARGIPEFNVFDGLNFCADLLTKFGGHKAAGGFSMPAKNLEQFRKQLSIFANQCLQPEHLKPLVSVDVRADLAEINLDLYRQIDALEPCGIENKAPVFWTPNVCITEQKIVGKGGHVKLTATQDEKGSASVKGIAWRWGEYFPLPRRVDIAYRLRENSFNGKISVELELLGVRLPASAASSRPSMFGKVEFDYCDRTYSCSLSPTGSQEELRIRNSQGQVLAVAPGQSIGLLGNSRQDAKEVDVSLPFFENLIQTAKHALGIRSQI, encoded by the coding sequence GTGCCAGAGCTACCCACATCTATACCCCCGAATTCTCCGCGATTGCCGAACCAACGGTGGCAGATTTATTCGCCTCAACCACAGCAAGCGGAACAGTTTGCCAATGAAATCGGTTTGTCATGCTTGCTAGCACAGGTACTCGTTAATCGCGGCATAGATTCTATGGAAGAAGTGCAAGGGTTTATCGAACCGGAATCTCTGATTTTGCCGGCGCCACTGGATGAGTTTCCCGATTTGGCTGCGAGTGTCAAATTGTTGCGGGAGGCGATTTCAGCAGGGCAAAAAATTGCGATTTGCGGCGATTATGATGCTGACGGGATGACGAGCACGGCTTTGTTGCTGCGAGCTCTCAGGGCTTTGGGCGCGAATGTCGATTATGCTATTCCCAGCCGGATGCACGAAGGTTACGGGATTAACGATCGCATTGTAGAAGAATTTCACGCCGAAGGTGTGGCTCTGATTCTGACGGTTGACAACGGGATTGCAGCCTATGGCCCAGTTGCCAGAGCGCGAGAACTTGGTGTAAAAGTTATTATTACAGACCACCACGATTTGCCGCCAAAACTGCCGCCGGCTGATGCTATTCTTAACCCAAAATTAATTGCGGAATCTTCGCCTTATCGCGGTTTGGCTGGAGTGGGCGTTGCTTATGTTTTGGCGATTACTTTGGCTCAAGACTTGAATAAAGTTGGCGGCTTGGTGAATCCGCTGCTGGAATTATTTACCTTGGGAACTATTGCAGATTTAGCGCCTTTGACTGGAGTTAACCGCCGCTGGGTAAAGCGGGGTTTGCGACTTTTACCTCACTCTCAATTAGCTGGTGTTCAAGCTTTGATTCAGGTAGCGGGAGTGCAGGCGGCAAATGGGGAAACTTTACCTCTGCTCCATTCAAAAAGTCAAAGTAATAATACCTTAAAGCCGGAAGATATTGGTTTTCGGCTGGGGCCGCGGATTAATGCTGTGGGACGGCTGGCTGACCCTCAAATTGTGATAGAGTTGCTGACAACGGACGATCGCGAATTGGCACTCAAAAATGCGATGCAGTGCGAACAAATCAATCAGCGCCGTCAAGAGTTATGTCAGGAAATTGAGCAGGAAGCGATCGCTTGGTGTGAGCAAAGTGCCATTAACTTACAGCAGCAACGGGTGTTAGTTGTAGTGCAGCCCGGTTGGCATCACGGGGTAATCGGGATTGTAGCATCTCGGTTGCTCGAACGTTACGGCGTACCCGTTTTTATCGGTACTTTTGAGGATGAGGCTGGCGAAACGGGTAATATCATCCGGGGTTCGGCGAGGGGAATTCCTGAATTTAATGTATTTGACGGACTGAATTTTTGCGCTGATTTATTAACTAAATTTGGCGGACATAAGGCGGCTGGAGGCTTTTCTATGCCCGCCAAGAATCTAGAACAATTTCGCAAGCAACTGTCAATTTTTGCGAATCAATGTTTGCAGCCGGAACACCTCAAGCCGCTGGTTTCAGTAGATGTGCGAGCGGATTTGGCTGAAATTAATCTTGACCTTTACCGACAAATTGATGCTCTGGAACCTTGCGGAATTGAAAATAAGGCTCCGGTATTTTGGACGCCTAATGTTTGCATAACTGAGCAGAAAATTGTTGGTAAGGGAGGTCATGTTAAACTAACTGCAACTCAAGATGAAAAAGGTTCGGCTAGCGTAAAGGGGATTGCGTGGCGTTGGGGCGAATATTTTCCGTTGCCTCGGCGGGTTGATATTGCTTACCGCTTGCGGGAAAATAGTTTTAATGGTAAGATATCGGTTGAGTTAGAATTGTTGGGTGTCCGCTTACCGGCAAGTGCTGCTAGTTCGAGACCGTCGATGTTTGGAAAAGTTGAGTTTGATTATTGCGATCGCACTTATTCTTGCAGTCTGTCTCCCACCGGTTCTCAAGAGGAATTAAGAATTCGCAACTCTCAAGGGCAAGTTTTGGCTGTCGCACCGGGACAAAGCATCGGTTTGTTGGGTAACTCCCGCCAAGATGCTAAGGAAGTTGATGTATCTCTACCTTTTTTTGAGAATTTGATTCAAACGGCTAAACACGCCCTCGGTATTCGATCGCAAATCTAA
- a CDS encoding bestrophin family protein has product MIAEKRPWFKVAFQLQGSILFFIWPRVMLCAGFGFLISVLHFLQFPVSLPILSSIVPSIVLGLLLVFRTNTAYDRFWEGRRCWGTLIIAVRNLARQIWVSISDREPDDLAKKKSALRLLVAFAIAMKLHLRQEPIGPEIEPYVPPQQYENLKKMNNPPLEIAFWIGDYLSIQYEANNLDVYRLTAMNQLVNNMIEALSGCERILRTPMPLAYAIHLKQLLLLYCLALPFQMVKELTWGTGPVVALISFALFGIEEIGIEIENPFGHDANDLPLNNICATMQRNIEDLITLSPSVHARIKDH; this is encoded by the coding sequence ATGATTGCAGAAAAGCGCCCCTGGTTTAAAGTTGCCTTCCAGTTGCAAGGGTCGATTCTTTTTTTTATCTGGCCCCGCGTCATGCTGTGCGCTGGTTTTGGGTTCTTGATTTCGGTGCTGCACTTTTTACAGTTTCCAGTATCCTTGCCCATCTTATCAAGCATTGTCCCCAGCATTGTCCTCGGCTTATTGTTAGTTTTTCGGACAAATACGGCTTACGATCGATTTTGGGAAGGCAGGAGGTGCTGGGGAACCTTAATTATTGCAGTCCGAAATTTAGCGCGTCAAATTTGGGTATCTATTAGCGATCGAGAACCAGATGATTTAGCGAAAAAAAAGTCTGCTTTACGATTATTAGTGGCTTTTGCCATAGCCATGAAATTGCACTTGCGCCAAGAGCCAATTGGCCCAGAAATAGAGCCTTACGTACCGCCACAACAGTATGAAAACCTCAAGAAAATGAACAATCCTCCCCTAGAAATTGCTTTTTGGATCGGGGATTATTTGAGCATACAGTACGAGGCAAATAACCTTGATGTCTATCGGCTAACTGCGATGAATCAGTTGGTAAATAACATGATTGAGGCATTGAGCGGTTGCGAGCGAATTTTGAGAACTCCGATGCCTCTTGCTTACGCGATTCATCTCAAACAGCTACTCTTGCTTTACTGTTTGGCGCTGCCTTTTCAGATGGTAAAAGAGTTAACTTGGGGAACAGGCCCTGTGGTAGCTTTAATTAGTTTTGCTTTGTTTGGTATCGAAGAAATCGGCATTGAAATCGAAAATCCTTTCGGGCACGATGCCAATGATTTGCCTTTGAATAATATCTGTGCTACTATGCAGCGCAATATTGAAGATTTAATTACTTTATCTCCTAGTGTTCACGCTCGCATAAAAGATCATTAG
- the lnt gene encoding apolipoprotein N-acyltransferase, whose amino-acid sequence MALTTAPFNAWPLAWVALAPLWVLVVSYQRSEIEGKQKKCLFIPYSLFLIPALWGIGYHGLALSWIMGIHPMTWLGVPWWPSLAIALLCWAFITIWGAALVTLWAWLFVIFNSLTVPIKNPTLILNSPLQAGAAGGKTQLSALTRVLIGTALWCALESIWSTSALWWTSLSYTQSPHNLAILQLGQLSGPSAVTAAIVAVNGLIAEAFIEGRRKKEEGRRKREEGRGEKEEARGKNWIAYILPASLFLVLHLGGWSLYNRPLIEEPGTALKIGIIQGNIPNEIKFDSGGWRRALEGYTAGYKQLADRKVDAVLLPETALPFVWTNDYQRSTLSFYQAILKRGVLAWVGGFAQQENSITNSLLAIDRTGEIISRYNKIKLVPLGEYIPFYEILGSIINRLSPLDVHLVPGNSKQLFDTPFGRAIVGICYDSAFAEVFRSQAAQGGEFMLTASNNAHYKPPMLAQHHALDVMRAIEIDRWAAIATNTGYSAFVNPRGETIWKSGINTYEVQDATIYRRQTRTLYVEWGDWLTPLLLVLAGLMWLIAKIER is encoded by the coding sequence ATGGCATTGACAACAGCACCATTCAATGCTTGGCCGTTAGCATGGGTAGCCTTAGCTCCCCTCTGGGTTTTGGTTGTCAGTTATCAACGGTCAGAAATAGAAGGAAAACAAAAAAAGTGTCTCTTTATTCCTTATTCATTATTCCTGATTCCTGCTCTTTGGGGAATTGGCTATCACGGATTAGCCTTATCTTGGATTATGGGAATACACCCGATGACTTGGTTGGGAGTTCCTTGGTGGCCGAGTTTGGCGATCGCACTTTTGTGTTGGGCATTCATCACCATCTGGGGAGCCGCATTAGTCACCCTTTGGGCGTGGCTATTTGTAATTTTCAACTCCCTCACTGTACCAATCAAAAATCCTACTCTTATTCTTAACTCGCCTTTACAAGCGGGGGCAGCGGGGGGTAAAACTCAATTATCAGCGTTAACTCGCGTGTTAATTGGTACAGCTTTGTGGTGTGCCTTAGAAAGTATTTGGAGTACAAGTGCGCTGTGGTGGACATCACTATCATACACCCAAAGCCCCCACAACTTAGCAATATTGCAGCTCGGTCAGCTCTCCGGGCCCAGCGCAGTAACAGCGGCGATCGTAGCAGTAAATGGCTTAATTGCTGAAGCTTTTATCGAAGGAAGAAGGAAGAAGGAAGAAGGAAGAAGGAAGAGGGAAGAGGGAAGAGGAGAGAAGGAAGAAGCAAGAGGGAAGAATTGGATTGCTTATATTTTGCCTGCGAGTTTGTTTTTAGTTTTACATCTTGGAGGCTGGAGTTTGTACAATCGCCCCTTAATTGAAGAGCCAGGAACAGCATTAAAAATTGGGATTATTCAAGGCAATATTCCCAATGAAATTAAGTTTGACTCAGGTGGGTGGCGGCGCGCTTTGGAAGGTTACACGGCCGGGTACAAACAGTTAGCAGATAGAAAAGTTGATGCTGTGTTACTTCCAGAGACGGCTTTGCCTTTTGTCTGGACAAACGACTATCAACGTTCTACTCTTTCCTTTTACCAAGCTATTCTCAAACGTGGCGTTTTGGCTTGGGTTGGAGGATTCGCACAGCAAGAGAACAGTATCACTAATAGCTTATTGGCGATCGATCGCACGGGAGAGATTATCAGCCGCTACAATAAAATTAAGTTAGTACCTTTAGGCGAATACATCCCTTTTTACGAAATCTTAGGCAGCATTATCAATCGGCTGTCTCCCTTGGATGTTCATTTAGTACCAGGTAACTCAAAACAATTGTTTGATACGCCGTTTGGCCGCGCTATTGTAGGAATTTGTTACGATTCAGCCTTTGCTGAAGTTTTTCGCTCTCAGGCGGCGCAGGGAGGCGAATTTATGCTCACAGCTTCCAACAATGCCCATTACAAACCGCCGATGCTGGCTCAGCATCACGCTTTGGATGTGATGCGGGCCATTGAAATCGATCGCTGGGCTGCGATCGCAACTAATACAGGTTATTCTGCTTTTGTCAACCCTCGCGGCGAGACAATTTGGAAGTCTGGAATTAATACCTATGAAGTCCAAGATGCTACTATTTATCGGCGGCAAACTCGGACTTTGTATGTGGAGTGGGGAGATTGGCTGACGCCTTTATTGTTGGTTTTAGCTGGGTTAATGTGGTTGATTGCTAAAATTGAACGTTAG
- the psbA gene encoding photosystem II q(b) protein — MTTTVQRRESGNVWERFCEWVTSTDNRIYVGWFGTLMIPTLLTATISYIIAFVAAPPVDIDGIREPVAGSLMFGNNLISGAVVPSSNAIGLHFYPIWEAASLDEWLYNGGPYQLVIFHFLIGIFCYMGRQWELSYRLGMRPWICVAYSAPVASATAVFLIYPIGQGSFSDGMPLGISGTFNFMIVFQAEHNILMHPFHMLGVAGVFGGSLFSAMHGSLVTSSLVRETTESESQNYGYKFGQEEETYNIVAAHGYFGRLIFQYASFNNSRSLHFLLGAWPVVGIWFTALGISTMAFNLNGFNFNQSIIDSQGRVINTWADVINRANLGMEVMHERNAHNFPLDLAAGEVTPVAMVAPAING; from the coding sequence ATGACAACAACCGTACAGCGTCGCGAAAGCGGCAACGTTTGGGAACGGTTCTGCGAGTGGGTAACTAGCACCGATAACCGGATTTATGTTGGTTGGTTTGGGACTTTGATGATCCCAACTCTGCTGACCGCCACCATCTCCTACATCATCGCCTTTGTGGCAGCTCCTCCTGTGGATATTGACGGCATCCGCGAGCCAGTTGCTGGTTCCTTGATGTTCGGCAACAACCTGATCAGCGGTGCTGTTGTTCCTTCATCGAATGCGATCGGGCTTCACTTCTATCCAATCTGGGAAGCAGCTTCTTTAGACGAATGGCTGTACAACGGCGGCCCTTACCAGCTCGTCATTTTCCACTTCCTCATCGGCATTTTTTGCTACATGGGTCGTCAGTGGGAACTGAGCTACCGCTTAGGAATGCGTCCTTGGATCTGCGTGGCTTACTCCGCACCTGTGGCATCTGCTACCGCAGTATTCTTGATTTATCCGATCGGACAAGGCAGCTTTTCTGACGGTATGCCCTTGGGTATCAGCGGCACATTCAACTTCATGATCGTGTTTCAAGCCGAGCACAACATCCTGATGCACCCCTTCCATATGTTGGGAGTTGCTGGTGTCTTCGGTGGTAGCTTGTTCTCCGCCATGCACGGTTCTCTCGTTACATCTTCTTTGGTACGCGAAACAACCGAAAGCGAATCGCAAAACTACGGTTATAAATTCGGTCAAGAAGAAGAAACCTACAACATCGTTGCAGCCCACGGCTACTTCGGTCGTTTAATTTTCCAATACGCCAGCTTTAACAACAGTCGTTCTTTGCACTTCTTGTTAGGCGCATGGCCAGTAGTTGGCATCTGGTTTACCGCTTTGGGTATTTCCACAATGGCGTTTAACCTCAACGGTTTCAACTTCAACCAATCGATTATCGACTCACAAGGTCGCGTCATCAACACTTGGGCAGATGTCATCAACCGCGCTAATCTAGGTATGGAAGTAATGCACGAGCGCAACGCTCACAACTTCCCCCTCGACTTAGCCGCCGGTGAAGTCACCCCAGTAGCAATGGTTGCTCCTGCCATCAACGGCTAA
- a CDS encoding histidine triad nucleotide-binding protein has protein sequence MTTQETLFSKIIRKEIPADIVYEDDLALAFRDINPQAPIHILVIPKKPIPKLADAESGDHALMGHLLLTVKRVAEQLGLSNGYRVVINTGNDGGQTVDHLHLHILGGRHMNWPPG, from the coding sequence ATGACAACCCAAGAAACGCTTTTCAGCAAAATCATCCGCAAAGAGATTCCCGCAGACATCGTTTATGAGGACGACTTAGCCCTCGCCTTCAGAGATATCAATCCCCAAGCGCCCATCCACATCCTAGTCATTCCCAAAAAACCTATTCCCAAGTTAGCCGATGCCGAGTCGGGAGACCACGCCCTGATGGGACACCTGCTGCTGACTGTCAAACGGGTAGCAGAACAACTCGGACTCAGCAACGGCTATCGCGTCGTGATTAATACCGGCAATGACGGCGGCCAAACAGTAGATCACCTGCACCTTCATATTCTCGGCGGACGACACATGAATTGGCCCCCAGGCTAG
- a CDS encoding YifB family Mg chelatase-like AAA ATPase, whose amino-acid sequence MLARVWSASIVGIDAVKVGVEADVSGGLPKIVVVGLPDSAVQEAKERVKATLKNSGYGFPMRSIVINLTPADLRKEGPSFDLPIAIGILAASEQVSPDLLGDHLFLGELSLDGSLRPVAGVLPIAAAAQKMGISGLIVPAANATEAALVKGISVYGFENIFAVTDFLNNPQVYSPVEVNGIQELGKTRFPGLDLKDVKGQIHARRALEIAAAGGHNLIFVGPPGSGKTMLARRLPGILPPLTFDEALDVTQIHSVAGLLKDKGMLVSDRPFRSPHHSASGPSLVGGGSFPRPGEISLAHRGVLFLDELTEFKRDVLEFLRQPLEDGYVTISRTRQSVMFPAQFTLVASTNPCACGYYGDSIQQCTCSPQKREQYWAKLSGPLMDRIDLQVAVNRLKPEEITRQATGEESEPVRVRVQRAREMATHRFESESGLRCNAQMLSGHINQWCQLDDASRNLLEMAIRKLGLSARASDRILKVARTIADLSGDESLKTNHVGEAVQYRTIDRMQ is encoded by the coding sequence ATGCTTGCTAGGGTTTGGAGTGCATCGATCGTAGGAATTGACGCGGTAAAGGTGGGTGTCGAGGCTGATGTATCGGGCGGGCTGCCGAAAATTGTGGTTGTGGGGTTGCCCGATTCGGCGGTGCAAGAGGCTAAAGAAAGGGTTAAGGCTACGTTAAAAAATTCGGGATATGGTTTTCCGATGCGGAGTATTGTGATTAATTTGACTCCGGCGGATTTGCGTAAGGAAGGCCCGAGTTTTGATTTGCCGATCGCCATTGGCATTTTAGCAGCATCGGAACAGGTCAGCCCTGACCTTTTGGGAGATCATTTATTTTTGGGGGAACTCTCTTTGGACGGGAGTTTGCGGCCGGTGGCGGGGGTTTTGCCGATCGCCGCTGCTGCTCAAAAAATGGGTATTTCGGGATTGATTGTACCAGCGGCCAATGCCACGGAAGCAGCTTTAGTAAAGGGAATATCTGTTTACGGTTTTGAAAATATTTTTGCAGTTACTGATTTTTTGAACAATCCTCAAGTCTATTCGCCCGTAGAAGTAAACGGCATACAAGAATTAGGAAAAACCCGGTTTCCTGGTCTAGATTTAAAAGATGTAAAAGGGCAAATTCACGCCAGACGGGCTTTGGAAATTGCGGCAGCGGGGGGGCACAATTTAATTTTTGTGGGGCCGCCAGGGAGCGGTAAGACTATGCTGGCGAGACGTTTGCCGGGTATTTTGCCCCCGCTGACGTTTGATGAAGCTTTAGATGTGACTCAAATTCATTCGGTGGCAGGTTTGTTGAAGGATAAGGGTATGCTGGTGAGCGATCGACCTTTTCGCAGTCCTCACCATTCAGCATCCGGGCCTTCTCTGGTTGGCGGGGGCAGTTTTCCGCGTCCGGGTGAAATTTCCCTAGCACATCGTGGCGTACTTTTCTTGGATGAATTGACCGAATTTAAACGAGATGTTTTGGAGTTTTTGCGGCAGCCATTGGAAGATGGTTATGTGACGATTTCTCGAACCAGACAATCGGTAATGTTTCCGGCACAATTTACATTAGTTGCAAGTACAAATCCTTGCGCTTGCGGTTACTACGGCGATTCTATCCAACAGTGTACTTGTTCGCCGCAAAAAAGAGAGCAGTATTGGGCAAAACTTTCCGGGCCTTTGATGGATCGGATTGATTTGCAAGTGGCGGTTAATCGTTTGAAACCCGAGGAAATTACCAGACAGGCGACGGGGGAGGAGTCGGAACCGGTGCGGGTGAGGGTGCAGCGGGCGCGAGAGATGGCGACTCACCGTTTTGAGTCGGAATCTGGCTTGCGGTGTAACGCGCAGATGCTAAGTGGCCACATTAACCAATGGTGTCAGTTGGATGATGCTTCGCGGAATTTGTTGGAGATGGCGATTCGGAAATTGGGGCTTTCGGCGCGGGCGAGCGATCGAATTTTGAAGGTTGCGAGGACTATTGCTGATTTGTCGGGGGATGAAAGCCTGAAGACTAATCATGTGGGGGAGGCTGTGCAGTATCGGACGATCGATCGGATGCAGTAA
- a CDS encoding type II toxin-antitoxin system HicB family antitoxin produces MKDYHINIFYSNEDEGYIADIPDLKYCSAFGETPESALQEVQIAKTAWLEAAKATGKPIPEPKYRPAIYQLTT; encoded by the coding sequence ATGAAAGACTATCACATCAATATTTTTTACAGCAACGAAGATGAAGGCTATATTGCCGATATTCCTGATTTAAAATACTGTTCCGCTTTTGGCGAAACCCCAGAATCAGCTTTGCAGGAAGTACAGATTGCTAAAACAGCATGGCTGGAAGCTGCAAAAGCTACGGGAAAACCGATTCCCGAACCAAAATATAGACCTGCAATATATCAACTTACGACTTGA
- a CDS encoding type II toxin-antitoxin system HicA family toxin, which translates to MVTLIEAFGFSLARVSGSHHIFNHPEVPEIVNIQNKKGEVTPYQVRQFLAIIEEYALTIEDDEP; encoded by the coding sequence ATGGTGACACTGATAGAAGCCTTTGGCTTTAGTCTGGCGAGAGTCAGCGGGAGTCATCACATATTCAATCATCCTGAAGTGCCAGAAATCGTTAACATTCAAAATAAAAAAGGTGAGGTGACACCCTATCAAGTCCGTCAATTCTTAGCGATAATCGAGGAATACGCTCTCACAATAGAGGATGATGAACCATGA
- a CDS encoding excisionase family DNA-binding protein, which translates to MLKQKASPESVLLQEKEQESIAQLAQILSRESAQSKLVTSNGEEILIPESVCNILRQAVQAMASDRAVSIVLHNRELTTQQAADILNVSRPFLVKLLDEGAIPYIKVGSHRRIRFKDLIIYKEHRDSKRRKLLDQLIEMTEEAGLYEE; encoded by the coding sequence ATGTTGAAGCAAAAAGCATCGCCAGAGTCAGTTCTGCTGCAAGAAAAAGAACAAGAATCAATAGCACAATTAGCACAGATACTCAGCCGAGAATCTGCACAGTCCAAATTAGTCACAAGTAACGGAGAAGAGATTCTAATTCCAGAATCAGTCTGCAATATCCTGCGTCAAGCTGTGCAAGCAATGGCATCAGATCGGGCTGTTTCGATCGTCCTTCACAATCGCGAACTGACGACGCAGCAAGCTGCTGATATTCTGAATGTATCGCGACCATTTCTTGTCAAGTTGCTAGATGAAGGAGCAATCCCTTATATCAAAGTAGGTTCCCATCGGCGGATTCGATTTAAAGATTTAATCATTTATAAAGAACATCGCGACAGCAAGCGCCGTAAACTGTTAGATCAGCTAATCGAGATGACTGAAGAAGCTGGTTTATACGAGGAATAG